The Luteolibacter rhizosphaerae genome contains the following window.
CGAATGCAGGGGAAATGACGAATGCCGAGTTTCCGAATGACGAATGAAGTGGGAGGGGAAATGGAGGATTGTCCCTAGACGGGAGGCGAAGTGGTCTTAGGTTCCCGCGCACTTTTCCCCCCTCAACATGAATTATCTTCAAGACTTCCTTCGGCAACCGGCCGGCTTGCCGAGCACGATCTTGGTTCTCTTCTGCCTCATTTCGGGCCTGTTCTTGGTGATGCACGAGTGGCGCAGCGATCCCTGAACGATGCGAACCGCGGAGCGAGGTTGATGAAAGATGCGGGATTCCGCGCTGTGATGCGGACGTCATGCAGCTAAAACTGAGCATCAAGCAGATCAAGGCCCTTCAGGCGAAGCACGGGATTGCGAATCTCTTGCAGCCAACTCCGGAGGATGCGACCAAGGTGGCCAACGCGGGCTTCCTGGTGGATTTCTATTTCGAGGGATCGCGAAAGTTCGAAAACGCTCCGTCGATCGAGGAGATCGAGGACATGGATGTCGCCGAGCTGATCAGCGCTTACCAAGGCTACTTCAAGCAGGCCGTGGGGGGAAACGGCTGAGCGAGCTCTGGGCGCGGCTGCACGTCGCCACAGGGCTGGGGCTGGAGGAGTTCGACGAGCTCGGCCTCGATGAAATCGACTTGCTCTCGCGCGAACTGGATGCGCGGGAGCGGGCTTCTTACGTGCCGTGGTGCGACCTCTACGCGCTGCTGTGCAACCTGCTGGGCCGGGGCAAGCGGACATGGACGCGTGCGGACTTCCTGCCGGAGGAAGACGGGCAAGAGAAAGCCCCGCCGGCCGAAGTCGAAGCGGGGCTGAGAGCTTACCAGGAAGCGGTGGCGAGGGGACGGGAGAAGATGAAAAGAGTGCCGAGTGATCAGTAAGCAGTGATCAGTGGAAGAGGTTTTCTAGCCGACAGTTTTCAGTTTTCAGGCAAGGCCTTGGCGACACGGGGGAGGCGGGTGACGAAGGTGGTGGCGGTACTGTCCGATTCGACCCGGAGCGTGCCGCCGTGAGCCAAGGCGACTTCGCGGGCGATATGAAGGCCGAGGCCCAAGCTGCCGGCGACGCGGGCTTCGGTGTTGCCCGGATTCCGCCGAAGAGGGTCGAAGATCACCTGTTGCATCTCCGGAGGGATCGGGTCGCCTTGATTGATGACCTTGGCGATGACGTGTTCGTCGCCACCCTCGATCAGGAGGCGAATCGGACTGTCCGCGGCCCCGTGTTGGACGGCATTCCCGATCAAATTGGAGAGTAGCTGGCGAAGACGCGAGCGGTCCCACTTGCCGGTGGCAGAGCCATGCGCGGAGACGTCAAACTCGCGGTGCGGGTGGGCGGTTTTCATCTCGTCCATGACCTCCCGACCCAACTCGAAGAGGTCCATCTCCACCGGGACAAGGTTCATCTTGGCTCCTAGCCGTGTGGTGGTGAAGTCGAGGAGGTCCCTGATCATCCGCTCCATTTCCCGCACCGAAATGGTGATCTGGCGGGCAATCTTCCGGGGCATCTCAGAGAGATCCGGGTGTGAAGCGAGCATCTCGGCGCCGAGGACCGCAGAGTGCATCGGGGTGCGCAAGTCGTGGCCGAGGATCCCGAGGAACATCTCTCGGGAGTGATCGATCTCCTTCGAGTAACTGTAGATCGATTCCGCGAGAAGTTGGTCGATGGCTTCGTTGAAGCGGGTCATGTCCTTCAGGCGGTCGGTCTCCTCAACATCGGGTGTCGCCGCCCAAAGGTTCAGGACGCTAGCCCGAAGAGCCCGATATTCGGCAACCAAGGCCCTGATATCGAAGCCGGACTCAACGCGGCTGACCGCGTGCCGTTCCGAGGAGCGATTGACCGAGAGGCTGGATCGGGAGTCTTCGCCGTGGCCGGTTGATTTCAGGAACTGTTGCGCGTCAGATTGATCTGTTTGGAGGTCGACGATGACGGCACGAAGCATCTCCTCGGCATGGTCGCGCAGAAGCTTCACCGTGGGCGCATCGGAGGGCCAAACTGAACGGGCAAAGTCCTCCCACTGCTGAAGGACCGGTTCCATGTTAGAATCGAGGAACTCGTGCAAACGCATGCCCATATTTGTTTAAACTAGTCGACGCTGATCCAGAGTAAACGTGCCTCTTCAGCGATTTAGACTGTGCAGAATGCAGGGTGGGGTAATGCCGGGGGGAGGCGG
Protein-coding sequences here:
- a CDS encoding sensor histidine kinase produces the protein MGMRLHEFLDSNMEPVLQQWEDFARSVWPSDAPTVKLLRDHAEEMLRAVIVDLQTDQSDAQQFLKSTGHGEDSRSSLSVNRSSERHAVSRVESGFDIRALVAEYRALRASVLNLWAATPDVEETDRLKDMTRFNEAIDQLLAESIYSYSKEIDHSREMFLGILGHDLRTPMHSAVLGAEMLASHPDLSEMPRKIARQITISVREMERMIRDLLDFTTTRLGAKMNLVPVEMDLFELGREVMDEMKTAHPHREFDVSAHGSATGKWDRSRLRQLLSNLIGNAVQHGAADSPIRLLIEGGDEHVIAKVINQGDPIPPEMQQVIFDPLRRNPGNTEARVAGSLGLGLHIAREVALAHGGTLRVESDSTATTFVTRLPRVAKALPEN